The following are from one region of the Rhipicephalus microplus isolate Deutch F79 chromosome 1, USDA_Rmic, whole genome shotgun sequence genome:
- the LOC142806958 gene encoding uncharacterized protein LOC142806958 encodes MLELLLSLEVAVQFSWAGQKGKRKFVDLGVTDVICKAVRRNFPETKKNDIECVIKVWLRHAGEKLQKQRLRTSRTHHEECLQSVALSSPSDEDL; translated from the exons atgctggAGCTTCTGCTAAGCCTTGAGGTTGCTGTGCAGTTCAGCTGGGCAGGCCAAAAAGGCAAAAGGAAGTTTGTGGATCTAGGTGTCACAGATGTCATTTGCA aggccgtgaggcgaaattttccggaaacaaaaaaaaatgacatcgagtgtgtgattaaagtgtggcttcggcatgctggggaaaagctccagaagcagcgcttaagaacttctcgcactcaccatgagg aatgtcttcaaagtgtcgcgttgtcaagcccatcggatgaagacctctga